In a single window of the Rhodamnia argentea isolate NSW1041297 chromosome 2, ASM2092103v1, whole genome shotgun sequence genome:
- the LOC115739595 gene encoding inositol-tetrakisphosphate 1-kinase 3-like isoform X1, which translates to MILKEEVLGRNEASYVREEKNMSRQPEEDENACFLGLGFPPQQRKSVVVGYALTSKKTKSFLQPQFEGLARNKGILFVAIDQSRPLSEQGPFDIVLHKLSGKEWRQILEDYRQSHPEVTVLDPPDAIQHLHNRQYMLQEVADMNFSDSYGKVGVPRQLVVKRDASSIPDAVNRAGLRLPLVAKPLVADGSAKSHELSLAYDRYSLQKLEPPLVLQEFVNHGGVMFKVYIVGEAIKVVRRFSLPNVSRKELSKSAGVFPFPRVSCAAASADDADLDPSVAELPPRPLLERFAKELRRRLGLRLFNLDIIREHGTRDHYYVIDINYFPGYGKMPEYEHIFTDFLLSLAQGKYRKRSGS; encoded by the exons ATGATATTGAAAGAGGAAGTGTTGGGTCGGAACGAAGCGTCGTACGTGAGGGAGGAGAAAAACATGTCGCGACAACCCGAGGAGGATGAGAATGCGTGTTTCCTAGGGCTAGGGTTCCCTCCTCAGCAGAGGAAATCGGTGGTGGTGGGTTATGCTCTCACTTCTAAGAAAACCAAGAGCTTCTTGCAGCCTCAGTTTGAGGGTTTAGCTAG GAACAAAGGAATATTATTTGTCGCAATAGATCAGAGTAGGCCTCTCTCTGAGCAAGGCCCTTTTGATATTGTATTGCATAAG CTGTCAGGAAAGGAATGGCGCCAGATTCTCGAG GATTACAGGCAATCACACCCCGAAGTCACTGTACTTGATCCTCCAGATGCCATACAACACTTGCATAATCGCCAGTATATGCTTCAAGAAGTTGCTGatatgaatttttctgattcaTATG GCAAGGTTGGTGTGCCTAGGCAGCTGGTTGTTAAAAGAGATGCTTCATCAATCCCTGATGCTGTTAATAGAGCTGGGCTGAGGCTTCCTCTTG TTGCAAAACCACTGGTGGCTGATGGAAGTGCGAAATCCCATGAATTATCACTTGCTTATGATAGATACTCTCTCCAAAAACTAGAACCTCCCCTTGTGCTTCAGGAGTTTGTCAATCATG GTGGTGTTATGTTCAAGGTATACATTGTTGGGGAAGCCATAAAGGTTGTGAGACGGTTCTCTTTGCCCAATGTGAGTAGGAAGGAGCTGTCAAAAAGTGCTGGGGTATTCCCTTTTCCAAGGGTTTCTTGTGCTGCAGCTTCTGCAGACGATGCTGATTTGGACCCTAGTGTCGCAG AACTTCCTCCAAGACCTTTGCTCGAGAGATTTGCAAAAGAACTTCGCCGTCGCCTG GGTCTTCGGCTGTTCAACTTGGATATTATCCGAGAACATGGAACCAGAGATCATTATTATGTCATTGACATCAACTATTTTCCAG GGTATGGGAAAATGCCGGAATATGAGCATATTTTCACAGACTTCCTCTTGAGCTTGGCACAGGGCAAGTACCGGAAAAGATCTGGCTCTTAG
- the LOC115739595 gene encoding inositol-tetrakisphosphate 1-kinase 3-like isoform X2, which translates to MHNFKLSGKEWRQILEDYRQSHPEVTVLDPPDAIQHLHNRQYMLQEVADMNFSDSYGKVGVPRQLVVKRDASSIPDAVNRAGLRLPLVAKPLVADGSAKSHELSLAYDRYSLQKLEPPLVLQEFVNHGGVMFKVYIVGEAIKVVRRFSLPNVSRKELSKSAGVFPFPRVSCAAASADDADLDPSVAELPPRPLLERFAKELRRRLGLRLFNLDIIREHGTRDHYYVIDINYFPGYGKMPEYEHIFTDFLLSLAQGKYRKRSGS; encoded by the exons ATGCATAACTTCAAG CTGTCAGGAAAGGAATGGCGCCAGATTCTCGAG GATTACAGGCAATCACACCCCGAAGTCACTGTACTTGATCCTCCAGATGCCATACAACACTTGCATAATCGCCAGTATATGCTTCAAGAAGTTGCTGatatgaatttttctgattcaTATG GCAAGGTTGGTGTGCCTAGGCAGCTGGTTGTTAAAAGAGATGCTTCATCAATCCCTGATGCTGTTAATAGAGCTGGGCTGAGGCTTCCTCTTG TTGCAAAACCACTGGTGGCTGATGGAAGTGCGAAATCCCATGAATTATCACTTGCTTATGATAGATACTCTCTCCAAAAACTAGAACCTCCCCTTGTGCTTCAGGAGTTTGTCAATCATG GTGGTGTTATGTTCAAGGTATACATTGTTGGGGAAGCCATAAAGGTTGTGAGACGGTTCTCTTTGCCCAATGTGAGTAGGAAGGAGCTGTCAAAAAGTGCTGGGGTATTCCCTTTTCCAAGGGTTTCTTGTGCTGCAGCTTCTGCAGACGATGCTGATTTGGACCCTAGTGTCGCAG AACTTCCTCCAAGACCTTTGCTCGAGAGATTTGCAAAAGAACTTCGCCGTCGCCTG GGTCTTCGGCTGTTCAACTTGGATATTATCCGAGAACATGGAACCAGAGATCATTATTATGTCATTGACATCAACTATTTTCCAG GGTATGGGAAAATGCCGGAATATGAGCATATTTTCACAGACTTCCTCTTGAGCTTGGCACAGGGCAAGTACCGGAAAAGATCTGGCTCTTAG
- the LOC115739593 gene encoding uncharacterized protein LOC115739593 gives MDPCPFVRLTVSNLALKIIPLAPKPARSAVHPSSSPCFCNIKLKSFPLQAALVPYLPPDASHPPDGGGGGGGGATFHLSKSDLDRLAGKSIFSGKVCLKVSVYTGRRGATCGVSSGRLLGRVSVPLDLAGAESRPCVFHCGWINVGKETKGSSSSAQFHLNVRAEPDPRFVFQFDGEPECSPQVFQIQGNIRQPVFTCKFSFRSHNGDHHAQRSRSLPLESSSCSRSWLSSFGSGRERPVKERKGWSITVHDLSGSPVATASMVTPFVASPGTDRVSRSNPGSWLILRPGDGTWKPWGRLEAWRERGASDSLGCRFEIIPDSSGAGVVVSESTLSSKSGGKFLIDLATTGSAGSPGCSPRSSGDFGNGLWPYCMYRGFVMGAGVEGEGKCSKPTVEVSVQQVGCTEDAAAFVALAAAVDLSMDACRLFTQRMRKELCQAVDSSSSF, from the exons ATGGATCCTTGCCCCTTCGTCCGCCTCACCGTCTCCAACCTCGCCCTCAAGATCATCCCCCTCGCCCCCAAGCCCGCCCGCTCCGCCGTCCacccctcctcctccccctgcTTCTGCAACATCAAGCTCAAGTCCTTCCCCCTCCAGGCCGCCCTCGTCCCCTACCTCCCCCCCGACGCCTCCCACCCCCCcgacggcggaggaggcggaggcggcggcgccACCTTCCACCTCAGCAAGTCCGACCTCGACAGGCTCGCCGGCAAGTCCATCTTCTCCGGCAAGGTCTGCCTCAAGGTCTCCGTCTACACGGGCCGGCGTGGGGCCACCTGCGGGGTGAGCTCCGGGAGGCTGCTCGGCAGGGTCTCCGTGCCTCTGGACCTCGCCGGGGCCGAGTCCAGGCCCTGCGTCTTCCACTGCGGGTGGATCAACGTCGGCAAGGAGACCAAGGGGTCCTCGTCGTCGGCTCAGTTCCACTTGAACGTGAGGGCGGAGCCCGACCCTCGCTTCGTCTTCCAGTTCGACGGAGAGCCCGAGTGCAGCCCTCAGGTGTTCCAAATACAGGGCAACATCAGGCAACCTGTCTTCACCTGCAAGTTCAGCTTCAGGTCCCACAATGGCGACCACCACGCTCAGCGATCGAG ATCACTTCCATTGGAGTCGTCGAGCTGCTCGAGGAGCTGGTTGAGCTCGTTCGGCAGCGGGCGAGAGAGACCCGTCAAAGAACGCAAAGGCTGGTCCATAACCGTCCACGACCTCTCCGGCTCCCCCGTGGCCACCGCCTCCATGGTCACGCCCTTCGTCGCCTCCCCCGGCACCGACCGGGTCAGCCGCTCCAACCCCGGCTCGTGGCTCATCCTCCGCCCGGGCGATGGCACGTGGAAGCCCTGGGGCCGACTGGAGGCCTGGCGCGAGCGGGGGGCCTCGGACAGCCTCGGCTGCCGCTTCGAGATCATCCCGGACTCGTCGGGCGCCGGCGTGGTCGTCTCGGAGTCGACCCTGAGCTCCAAGAGCGGGGGCAAGTTCCTGATCGACCTGGCGACGACGGGGAGCGCGGGGTCGCCGGGGTGCAGCCCGCGGAGCAGCGGGGACTTCGGGAACGGGCTGTGGCCGTACTGCATGTACAGGGGGTTCGTGATGGGGGCAGGGGTGGAGGGGGAGGGGAAGTGCAGCAAGCCGACGGTGGAGGTGAGCGTGCAGCAGGTGGGGTGCACGGAGGACGCGGCGGCGTTCGTGGcgctggcggcggcggtggaccTGAGCATGGACGCGTGCAGGCTCTTCACGCAGCGGATGAGGAAGGAGCTGTGCCAGGCCGTGGACTCCTCGTCGTCGTTTTAG
- the LOC115739595 gene encoding inositol-tetrakisphosphate 1-kinase 3-like isoform X3, whose protein sequence is MLQEVADMNFSDSYGKVGVPRQLVVKRDASSIPDAVNRAGLRLPLVAKPLVADGSAKSHELSLAYDRYSLQKLEPPLVLQEFVNHGGVMFKVYIVGEAIKVVRRFSLPNVSRKELSKSAGVFPFPRVSCAAASADDADLDPSVAELPPRPLLERFAKELRRRLGLRLFNLDIIREHGTRDHYYVIDINYFPGYGKMPEYEHIFTDFLLSLAQGKYRKRSGS, encoded by the exons ATGCTTCAAGAAGTTGCTGatatgaatttttctgattcaTATG GCAAGGTTGGTGTGCCTAGGCAGCTGGTTGTTAAAAGAGATGCTTCATCAATCCCTGATGCTGTTAATAGAGCTGGGCTGAGGCTTCCTCTTG TTGCAAAACCACTGGTGGCTGATGGAAGTGCGAAATCCCATGAATTATCACTTGCTTATGATAGATACTCTCTCCAAAAACTAGAACCTCCCCTTGTGCTTCAGGAGTTTGTCAATCATG GTGGTGTTATGTTCAAGGTATACATTGTTGGGGAAGCCATAAAGGTTGTGAGACGGTTCTCTTTGCCCAATGTGAGTAGGAAGGAGCTGTCAAAAAGTGCTGGGGTATTCCCTTTTCCAAGGGTTTCTTGTGCTGCAGCTTCTGCAGACGATGCTGATTTGGACCCTAGTGTCGCAG AACTTCCTCCAAGACCTTTGCTCGAGAGATTTGCAAAAGAACTTCGCCGTCGCCTG GGTCTTCGGCTGTTCAACTTGGATATTATCCGAGAACATGGAACCAGAGATCATTATTATGTCATTGACATCAACTATTTTCCAG GGTATGGGAAAATGCCGGAATATGAGCATATTTTCACAGACTTCCTCTTGAGCTTGGCACAGGGCAAGTACCGGAAAAGATCTGGCTCTTAG